The uncultured Bacteroides sp. genome includes the window AACTTTAGCATAACCGATAGCTACAACTTCATCGAGCATCAATGAAGATTCTTTTAATGTAACATCAATTTTTGATTGATTACCAATGGTTACCGTTTGACTTTCGTAACCAACGAAAGAGATAGTTAATTGCTTCGCTGAAGCCGGGACTGAGATGGAATAGTGTCCATCTAAATCTGTAATAGTTCCTGTTGCACTACCTTTAACTACCACAGATGCGCCAATAACAATGTCCGTAGCATCTTTCACCGTTCCGGTGATAGTCTTGTTTTGAGCAAGAATGCTTAAAGGACAGCTTATTAACAGGATCATTAATAAGCAGAGCTTTTTGTGTAAGATTCTCATAGATTAATAAATAAATATATAATGATTAATAGATAAATTCAAGCTTAACAAGGCTCCGTTATCGAGCACAGAGAACTAATGGGTACAAAAATAGAGAGTATGGGAGGATTATCCGATAGCTTTTTTGACTGAAACACTTTTAAATTTGACTTTATTCACTAATAAAAAAGGATTTTAATATATAGGGAAGACGTAAAAGGCTGATTAATAGCATTATTGATATTATCCTATCCTTTTTAATTTATAGGTTCCAAGGAGATAAAGAAAGCTCGGATAACCTGAACTTTTCTGCCGAAAAGCTTGACTTTGTCTGTGTAATGTTGTATCTTTGTAAATGTAATCATAAAGTATATTCAGATTAGAATGCACTAAAAGAGGGAAGCAACAACTTCCCTCTTTTTTTTTATCCGCACGGTGCACTTTGTAGCAAAGAACAGTTGTTTTTACTCAAAAAGACGGTGCAATCGGGGTAATTACACGGTTGCATCCGACTCATAAGACGGTTGCACTTTACTCATTTGCCGGTGTGTTATGGCAATAACGAGTAATGAAAATGATTTTTCGCCTGATGTTATCGGAATAACTTACCATTCTTTGCCCGTTATGCCTGCATTGGTTAATAATCTATAAAGCTACTCTTGACAAAAAAAAGCTCATAAAATGAATATGTCTTGAAATAATACTTACTGTTGGGTAAGGATAGTGTGCGAGGCAGAGTAGTTGAGCCAAAGGAAGAAAGAGATGGAGTGTGTTGCCCGGCATTTACCGACATCGCCAAAAAAAGAAGTCGCGCACCTAACCGGCAGACGGACAGTCTGTTGTGTATAGGTGCGCGACCGGTATCATTTTTCACTCGAACGGAGTATTCAATAAAAGTACAACAGCTAAAAAAACAAAGAAATTATTTTCGAGTGAACAAATCTATCAGCTTCTCTAACGGGCAAAAGCGGGTGAGAGATGATTGCAACAAGTTTAAACCGACAAATGCGGTTAAGAACAGCCATTGAATGGCAACAAAATAGGCCAGCAGCACACTGATCAAGATGAGTGTACCGGCTACGAATCGAACAATACGTTCTTTCATATCTTACATTATTTTTGAAAATTCTTCTACCGCAAGCACAAATCCTCTGACCGGAAAGGGAGTTTCACAATCCGTATTGCATTGGTTTATGTTTTCCAATGCTTTATAAGCCGACACTTCATCGGTAAAGCTAAACAGAACAATAGAGTTGGCCTTGCCGTTGGCCGAGCCAAACCAGCCCACATTGTAGGCACGTTTCTTATATCCTGTGGTATCACTCACGCTAAAGATGCTCACGCCTGCTTTTTCGAGCAGCTTGGCAACTTCTCCCTGATACTCTCTGATGCTTAACACAACTAATAGTTTCATAATTGTTTCTTATTTAATTTTCTTTTTAAGCATTTTAAAATAAAGCAACGGCACAACCCCCAATGTTAGGATAGTAGAGGTAATGGTTCCTCCCATCAACGAGATGGCTAACCCTTGAAAGAGGGGATCGAACAAGATGACAATGGCACCCAGCACCACAGTTCCTGCTGTGAGAAGGATGGGCAAAGTACGTACCGCACCGGCTTCGAGAATAGATTGCCTCAGTGGCACTTCTTCTTTCAGGCGGATATTAATGAAATCGATAAGCAAAACGGAGTTTCGCACCATGACTCCCGCCAGCGCAATGAAACCAATCATCGATGTGGCACTGAAGTAAGCCCCCATAATCCAATGTCCCAGTATAATCCCGATCAAGGAAAGCGGTATGGCGGCAAGCATTACCAAGGGGACAAGGAAATTTTGGAACCATCCTACGATGAGCAGATAGATAATCAATATGGCTATGGCAAAGGCTATACCCAGATCACGAAACACCTCGTAAGTAATTTGCCACTCTCCATCCCACTTCATCGAATAGTTATCTTCATTGTCGGGCTGCGAGTTGCTCAGCACAGTAAGGTCGTAACCGGCGGGCAACTGCACCTCTTTCAGCTTTTTGTTTACGTCCATCATGGCATAAACGGGACTCTCCAGTAATCCGGCCAAATCGGCAGTGACCATCACTACCCTTTTCTGGTCTTTACGCCAGATACTTTTGGCCTTTATCTCCTCCTTTACCTGAGCGATATCACCCAGCAACACTACCTGTCCGTTCATGTTCTGTATCGGAAGACTCTTCAACGCTTCTATTGAAGATTTATCGGAGTTATTCATTTCTAAACGAATGGGTACCGGAGATAAAGCTTTCGTTTTATGCAAAACTCCTACTTCTCTGCCCGAAACAGCTGCACGCAGATTCTCCGTAACCTTAGCCGGCGCCACTCCTCTTTGCATAGCCTTTTCTTTATCGACCACAAAGCGAAGTTCTTTTTGATCATCTTCTATCATCACATCGGCATCTACCATACCTTCGGTCTGAGTAAAGATATTCTTTATCTGACGGGCAACATTGATCTGCTCATCGTAATCGGGGCCGTAAACTTCGGCCACGATAGTAGACAACACGGGAGGTCCGGGCGGCACTTCTACGATCTTCGCATTTGCATTCCAACGAACAGCAATGCGCTGAATGGGCTCGCGCATCTTTTTAGCAATGTCGTGGCTTTGGATTTTCCGGTCGCCTTTGTCGGTAAGATTCACCTGAATATCGGCCACATTCTCTCCTTTTCTCAAATCGTAATGGCGCATCAGTCCGTTAAAACTGATCGGCGCCGAGGTTCCTACATAAGTTTGGTAGTCAACGACTTCGGCTTGCGTAGCCACAAAGGCGGCAATCTCTTTTGTTACGGCTGCCGTTTGCTCCAATGTAGCCGATTCGGGCATATCGATCACCACTTGAAATTCATTCTTATTATCGAACGGCAACATTTTAACCGGAACGACCTTGAAGAAGAACAAAGAGACAGAAGCCAGCAACAGCACGAATATAACGATCATAAACGTCCAACGCTTTTTGCGGGACTCAATCATCGGAGTCATAAACCAGGCATAGTAACGGTAAAACGCCGTCTTCGAAACATCATACTCTTCCGACGCTGTTTCCGCTTTCTTCCCCGACTTTGCGCCATCCTTCTGTTTCAAGAAGATGTATCCCAGATAAGGGGTCAACGTAAGGGCCACAATCAAAGAAAAGGTCATGGCAATGGTTGCCCCGATAGGCATCGGGCTCATGTAAGGGCCCATCAAACCGGAAACAAACGCCATAGGCAGCACGGCAGCAATAACCGTGAGTGTAGCCAGTATAGTGGGGTTGCCTACTTCATTAATGGCAAAGAGGGCAGCTTGCCTGAGCGACAGGTACTTCATTTTGAAATGCCGGTGCATGTTCTCGGCAATAATAATGGAGTCGTCTACCACAATACCCGTAACAAACACCAAAGCAAAGAGCGTAATCCGGTTTAAGGTATAATCCATGAAGTAATAAGCAAATAAAGTGAGTGCAAAGGTGATCGGTACGGAAAGAAACACCACCAAACCTCCGCGCCAACCCATGGCAAGCATCACAAACAGCGTTACCGCTACAATGGCTCCCAAAAGATGCAGCAGCAATTCCGATACTTTTTCGGAGGCGGATGCTCCGTAATTACGTGTTACGGAAATATGAATATCGGGCGACACGGATTCTTTCTTGAGATGCTCTACTTTATTTAATATCTTTTCAGACAGATGCATCGCATCCGCACCTTCTTGTTTAGAGATAGCAAGCGTTACGGCCGTATAGTCTGAGGGATTTTCCTCCCTCAAAGCCTTCGAAGCATCGGCACCATAACCAAAAGAAACATACTGGGTAGGCGTGGTCGCAGGCCCTTCGGTAATTGTGGCAATGGAAGACAAGTAAACCGGGTGCCCCTGATTCATCCCCACAATCAGGTTTTCCACATCTTCTCTGGTGTTTAGGAAATTTCCCGACTCCACAGAATAAGTTTCATTGCCATTGTAAATGTTCCCTGCCTGCATCTGAAAGTTAGCCGCCTGCATGTATTGGCTAACCGCCACCAGATCGAGGTTCGTTCCCGCCAACTTATCTTTATCAATAGTAACGTTTACCTGCCGAGAGCGACCGCCGATAATCTCGGTAGCCGTAACATTCTTAATCTTCTTAATTTCGTTGCGCAACAACTCGGCTTGCTGCCGAAGCATATAGTCGCTGCTCTTCTTACTCCAAAGTGTCAGTGCCAATACCGGCACATCATTGATAGAGCGTGTTTTAACCAATGGCATACTCACGCCTTGCGGCATTTTATCCATATTCTTAATCAGCTCATTATAGAGATTTACCAACGAAGCCTCCTGATTCTGCCCCACATAGAACTGAACGGTGAGCATTGCCTGGTCGGACATAGAAGTAGACATAACATGCTCCACGCCCTTAACATTAGATAATGTTTTTTCGAGTGGTGCTACCACCTTTGTTTCCATTTCAGTTGGTGTAGCTCCAGGCATACCAATAAAGATATCGGCCACGGGCAACTTTATCTGCGGCTCCTCTTCTCGCGGAATGAGGTACACACTATAAGCTCCAATGAGTACAAAAGCAATCATCAACAACAGTGAGAGCTTGCTTTGTAAGAAGCCTCCTGCAATTCTTCCGGCTATTCCTTCTTTCATGACTATTGTTCTTTCTTTAATTCAACTTTGACTCCGTTCTCCAGCCGCTTTCCCTGAGGAAGTATAACCAGATCATGCTCTTCCAATCCGGATATTATCTCCGTTTGATCGCCCAAAACTTGTCCGGTACGTACCCAACGAAGCATTGCCGTCTGCGATTCTGAAACCACAAAAACACCGCTTAAGCCGTCTTTATCCAACAAAGCGGCAGTAGGAATCAACAAATTAGAACTTTGCACATACTGTAAACTGTCCGCCACAGGTACCAACACATTGGCATACATTCCCGAGTAGACTT containing:
- a CDS encoding DUF2892 domain-containing protein, with protein sequence MKERIVRFVAGTLILISVLLAYFVAIQWLFLTAFVGLNLLQSSLTRFCPLEKLIDLFTRK
- a CDS encoding efflux RND transporter permease subunit, whose protein sequence is MKEGIAGRIAGGFLQSKLSLLLMIAFVLIGAYSVYLIPREEEPQIKLPVADIFIGMPGATPTEMETKVVAPLEKTLSNVKGVEHVMSTSMSDQAMLTVQFYVGQNQEASLVNLYNELIKNMDKMPQGVSMPLVKTRSINDVPVLALTLWSKKSSDYMLRQQAELLRNEIKKIKNVTATEIIGGRSRQVNVTIDKDKLAGTNLDLVAVSQYMQAANFQMQAGNIYNGNETYSVESGNFLNTREDVENLIVGMNQGHPVYLSSIATITEGPATTPTQYVSFGYGADASKALREENPSDYTAVTLAISKQEGADAMHLSEKILNKVEHLKKESVSPDIHISVTRNYGASASEKVSELLLHLLGAIVAVTLFVMLAMGWRGGLVVFLSVPITFALTLFAYYFMDYTLNRITLFALVFVTGIVVDDSIIIAENMHRHFKMKYLSLRQAALFAINEVGNPTILATLTVIAAVLPMAFVSGLMGPYMSPMPIGATIAMTFSLIVALTLTPYLGYIFLKQKDGAKSGKKAETASEEYDVSKTAFYRYYAWFMTPMIESRKKRWTFMIVIFVLLLASVSLFFFKVVPVKMLPFDNKNEFQVVIDMPESATLEQTAAVTKEIAAFVATQAEVVDYQTYVGTSAPISFNGLMRHYDLRKGENVADIQVNLTDKGDRKIQSHDIAKKMREPIQRIAVRWNANAKIVEVPPGPPVLSTIVAEVYGPDYDEQINVARQIKNIFTQTEGMVDADVMIEDDQKELRFVVDKEKAMQRGVAPAKVTENLRAAVSGREVGVLHKTKALSPVPIRLEMNNSDKSSIEALKSLPIQNMNGQVVLLGDIAQVKEEIKAKSIWRKDQKRVVMVTADLAGLLESPVYAMMDVNKKLKEVQLPAGYDLTVLSNSQPDNEDNYSMKWDGEWQITYEVFRDLGIAFAIAILIIYLLIVGWFQNFLVPLVMLAAIPLSLIGIILGHWIMGAYFSATSMIGFIALAGVMVRNSVLLIDFINIRLKEEVPLRQSILEAGAVRTLPILLTAGTVVLGAIVILFDPLFQGLAISLMGGTITSTILTLGVVPLLYFKMLKKKIK